ctttcctctctttttcttcttcttcttcttctccttcttcttccccGTTACCTCCGCCACCCCCAGCAGCAACTCCACCTCCCGtcgcccccctctgccccgcctttcccctccccccgccacccccttctgccccctctgccccgccacccccctctgccccgcctTCCCTCTCTCCCCCGCCACCCTCCTCTGcctcttccccctccccccgccttcCCTCTCTCCCCCGCCGTCCCCCTCTGCGCCGCCCCCCTCGCCacccccctctgccccgcctTCCCCCTCTCTCCCGCTGGCCCCCTCTGCGCCAgccccctctgccccttccccctccccccgccttcCCTCTCTCCCCCGCCGTCCCCCTCTGCGtcgcccccctctgcccccctCGCCGCCCCCCTCTGCGCCACTCCCCTTTGCGCCGGAcgtagagagaaaaaaaaaagacaagagaggatgatggcaggggaggaagagggggagagggaaaaaaaggggggaaaaaaaagaccGGCACCGGAAATTGGTGACAGAGTCGGcaatggaggtggtggtgggagAGGAAGAAGTAGAAAAtgggaagggaattttttttttttgtgttttggatattttaagtgtgtaggttaaaaattttgataagttttttggggttcctgtagcaaaagttgttaaaaaactagttttatacaaatttggtaaaaaaccAAGCTTCCAAACAGGGCCCTAGTTTTCGAGTTTACAAATAATACAATCGAAGATGAAATGAAAATGATAGGAaataaaagaagagaagagatcTTTTTTAATCGGTATCCTACTTTCTAGTTGGGTGTTCAAGAGAGAAATATGATGATTTTTGGACTTGCAGCTAACAGATAATTTTCTCTACTACAAGTTTTTCTAGGAAAAGCTAGCATCACAAGAATTTTTGTAGGCAAAGCAGACATTTCTCCCCACCTtgttattggaaaatttttttttcagtgtAATTTGCACACCAAAACAAAATATGTTTATCCAAGAAAAGGTCCAAGATACCTATTCTTAACACCAGGAGTTTCTTAATCTGTGCTAAATGTTATTGGCCAGTCAGATTTTCACGACTTTGGGGATCAAGGTTGGATCAAAAAGTTGTCTTTCCAAAGTTCTGGGCAATTAAAACGAGGGCATAATATACTTCAACCAACAGTTCATGGGTCTAAGTTAAACATATACTTAACTCAGTTATAGGAATTTTCCTATTTCAGGCAGTCTGCAGTCTGCACCAATGTTCTTGGATGAAGTACATAGTTTCTTTCACTGAAATTCAGTTCTAGGTAGCTAATGGACCCTATTTCTAACATTTCTGAAGATGTGAAGAAAACGGTACCTTTTCCAACACAAAGAACCTCATTAACAAATACATCAAATGCTTCACATTCTGGTTCATCGAATGGGTCCATACATTCCCTACAGATGATGCAATTACCAACCAGTGAATACTTTTCCATACATGTATTACAACTACCAAAGATTCTGAAAATACTATGTACTTAGATTACCTCTCAATAATTTCTGACCTGCTGCAGTTCGATAATATCTGGTCAAATATAGAAAAAGAGCAGTCAGATGTCTCATGCCAACAAATGCTAACATTTGGTACAAGATTTGCTAAGTCGTAGCTTTTGTCTAAGTGTTATGAAAATCACAAGTACTTAGCATTCAGAGAAGCGTAATTCAAGGTATTAAAACAACTAGTTGTACCTCATATGCTTTAATTACACGACGAATCATCATATCTGAGCTTCCCTTATCTTGTCTGACATCAGGATGATACTCTTTAACCTGTGTCCACAAAAGCCAGTATCATCGACATAATCAAACTGATCAAACCACAAGAACCCATGTTTCTGAAGAACCACAGAATCCAGAATGCTGAAAAAAACATGTCGTGAATCGATCAATTTTAGTCGGAAAACATGGCATACTTTGGCGCGAAAAGCAGCCTTGAGTTCGGCTGGAGTACAATCAGGGGCTAAACCAAGAACATCATAAGCCAAAGAAGTGGATAGATGTTCATCATCTTTACGGTAACAATTCAATCTGAATgaacaagaagaaaatgaagaaagaaaaggaagtgaAGTTTTCAAGGTTGGAGGGGTAAGAGCAGATGGAAATGAGCAGGTGGAGGGAGAATTACGACGGTTAACAATAATATCCTTAACtgtttcttgaaattttgataaatttccAACTGCATTTTGGTTGCAGAATAATGAACTTTCCATTGGCTTTCTTGTACAGAATTTGGTTATGTCAATTACTCACGCGGTCTAGTATATGGATCAATTTGCAGTTTATGTTAGTAGAAGGTAATTTTGGTTCAGAAAAGTAGCTGAACTGTTATTGTGTGTTTCAAACTATGGCCATGTCATTCTTGtcttgatgatattttgtggaccCCATTGCCTTTCAATGGAATATCCTATTTAAAAGGATCGAATGTTATCTCCAATATTTCTTTTTAAgatctcttcctttttcttttgtcattttcttggcaGACTGAAACTCATTGCTACGAAATACCAAATTAGTAAACACAAGTTGGTTCAGTTGACAAGAACAAATcacttttttcacaaaaaatcgtGCGTTCAAATCTCACTGATGTGAGGGCAGTGTTGGTAGGCGATCTGTAAGAACCTCTGTAAGTAACCTATGGTTTCGAATGCATGCTCTTACCTATAGTAGTAATCGAAACCGGGCTcatccaaaaaaattttcataaaaaaaaacaaattaccAAATTACCAACGAGGCAAGACATTAAGAAAATAAAGCATTGCATGATTTAATGTCAAGTAGatgtgtcaaaatgggtgacttagACGGATTTGGATTggttaaaatgggtaatggataTAAGCGAGTCAACACATTTATACCCGTTTAATTAGATAGATATAAAtgagtaagtcaaaaaatgaattgggtaattCAATTACTCACTTATAACCCATTTGTTTTAACTTTTTATAAActtatttaaattcatttttgcaaactaaattatcaatttataccacctAGGGGTGGGTAAAATTATTTGCTAACCGAAAAATCCGTCATATCCGatccgaaaattaggatatccaatttttattatttgattgggtcaaaagagggtcgggtacccgttaaGATGCGGGGCGGGTTAGGATAACATAATTAAAAACCCGCGGGTACCCGATCCGCcccgcatatatatattttttagttttatttttatacacatactataaaataataatttagaactaaataagtaattttattgaacaaattgtattacaaatatgagagactatagtttatttacaagattcatttgtagaggTCATTAacttatattttataaaaaaaagtttaattaatgtgaaacatatatactaaaaattgtgctacttatttcaaatttttattgattttgaattcttttaatttttttcctttatcttatattctctTCACATGCTTGTTTCTGGGTGGAAaacctttttttagaaaaaaatttattaaatcttagatgaatgtgtaaaatataaaattgaattggtataaatcatttttttaaaaaaattaaatgataaatggggCGGGACGGGTACCCGCTGACCCGACCCTATCTCAGCGGGTACCCTATAATCGGATACCCGCTGATATGCGGGGCGGGTAAGGGTCAGAAAATGACTGACCCGCAAGATACGGGTCGGGTTAGCTAAATGGTGAATGggacgggtacccaacccgtaCCCACCCCTAAATTACCACCATTTGCACCCaccattagttttaaatatttacttataatgctcaataagcttaattaccaattttttttccattcgtACTCTAtattgcaaaattacatactatttaataattaaacaataagaatataaaaatttgaactaagtactataaaaattaacataaaaaattaatccaaaatttgaatccctaacattttttcatgtgtaaatttaaatttttattttgaaaaaggtagggaaaaaagctaaaagttgtcataaattggtaatgctaaaaaatgagcaagttaacaaactaagagaaaataaaatgataagataaaaccaataaataataataataataatgaaacaaaagtagttaacataatgacaaaatgaaaattttgaaaaaaaaaaggtgaggaAAGAGAGGAAGTTTGGGGAAAAataattctaaatgggttaattgaaTTTGATGGGTtatccaataatacccatttaataatattgggtattattgggtaatttATTTATACACATATACAAAAACTTAAGATACCCATacgggtatgggtaaatttagttaaatgaGTTTGTTTGACACCTATAATGTCAAGTTGTTTTGTGGACTGTAACTGATACAAGCAATCGTATGCTTCCACATGTGGTAAATTGAAAGGAATTCCACCTAATTAATCCTACCTGAATTGTAAGACTGGACTTTGGAATTGGACTGCAAAGTGGAGGGAATATCCAAAGATTTAATTGAAAAGAGAAACTTTTGATTTTAGCCGTTAGATACCGCAAGTTGtgaaaaggggggggggggggggggggggaagtaAAACAAGAAAAGCATGAAGAATATTTAACCATAGGGAGCATACCAAGAATTTGTCCtcgaaataataataatgtataaaGCGAGAAAATTACTATTAACCCCAAGTCGAGGTCATGTGAATAAACACCCATTGAACCAAAAGTTTCATACTTAATGAAAGAGCTATTAATCAAGATATGTTAGATAAATAAGATTGGAGCAAAGGGTTATCGTGGTTTGGTTTGGAATTAAGAACTAATTAGAATCTACTGACCAAGAATCGATGAACTAGAATAAAAACCACAAAATAGAACTAAAATCGGAACCGAGAAAGTTAGTAATCGTAGATAAAGATTTGTAGTTTCGATTCTTAGGAAAAAGAATCAGAACTAAAACCGCACGATTCGATTTTGGTTAGAActattatttaaaaattcaaaatgatAGGGTTACTTGGGACATTGAGAAgaagtatttgagatttttttttcataattcaTTTTAATTTCAATGAGAAAATCATatgccttttcttttatttaaaattttcagTAAAATTCAATAATGTGatggttttttttattataaaatgtACATCACATTTTCATGATGGATAATATATAAATCAAAATCTTAATTCTCTTCTATATTTATTTGTCTTCAGTTTTATCTTTATTCAAATTCATTGTTGTATTAATTTAGCATCAATTTTAGAATGGTATGCAACTAAGGTCCTGTTTAATAattcaattcagcacttaaatttaatggattcagatcttaacacaTTCAAaccgtttgataataaaaaattgaacatttgaattaattaggtagtactgaattttttagacaaaatttgtttccaaaattaagtaataagttattcactcatcactgaatgtgatatacgctcaaatgtattatatttaatacttaataatttagcatcaattttttttaataaccaaaatcaatgaTCACAGAACTATAATCGGATAGTTTTAGAACCGTGGAAGGGATAAAAACACCCTCGCGTCAAGTAGTAATTATTTTGCTAGGGCCCAATCCTATGAGTTAATGCGTTACCGCTTACCATTCAATGCCTTGCTTGCTTCACCACAGTAGTATTACCAAACATGTGCAAATTGTAAATTTGTAACAATGAACCAAGCAATAGAGATCttttataaacaaaaaaaaaaaaaaaaaaaaaccaatagaGAAAGCTAAAATTGCAAGCGAAGTATTTAGATAACAACATAAAATTGGTACTAGTAATCTGGTCACGTCAGTTGAAGGCATCCATCCCATCCCTTCCCCAGGAAAAATACAAAAGCTCATTGGATTGGGTCTATTCGAGTTTTCTGATTCTTTGCCCCTTTTTTTTAATACCCCTTCAGCATCCAGCCATCGATTAATTTTATTTACGTCTTCCCCCAAAGACAAAAGAGAATACTAGTACGTAAATCATCATCAATACATTAGAAGTGTTAAAAACCTCATGCAACAGCAGTTTGAGATTCTCAAAATCTCGTAAATTCAAGCCCAGAaatgagaaaataaacaaaaaagtttgagtttttcttgcttttctatCTGGCCCTTGCATTCTCCGTCTGCGAAACTCTTGTTTTGCTTGCAATGACGAGTCAGTAGCAGAGAGGGAAAACGGGATAAAAGAAAGGGCggaaggaattgaggaagcCCTTTTTAGCAAGACCCCTTTTGAATTTTGGTTAATAAACATGGGAGGTATGGTTtattgattttgacttgtagTTTTTTGGCTGTTTGTTCGTGGATTTTTGTGTTGTTTTTGGTGTTTTGGCAATTGGGTTTTGCTtgtttttgattgattcaatttgaACTTCtgttaattttggatttttggctTTTCTTTTGTGTTCTTTATGATGGAGGAAAGTCATGTGCATGACGCCTAATTGTGTGCTCATATACATTGCAATGACATTTTATTTCTCGCTAATTCTGGTAAAGATTTCTGGGTTTTTAAGTTTTAATAGTGCTGTCTGTGATCATCTGAAATGTTTTCAGATTTGTTTTTCggctttctcttagcttcatgCTTTAGATCTTGTAATTTTACAGGTGCAGAATATATAGATGCAATTCTGCTCGTTTAGTGATTCTTCATATGTTACCATTATGAGAATTTTGGGCAATTTTGGTCAAGTTTGTTAAGTTTGGATTGAACTTGGTCTGgacaaatggagaaaattttgcTAGAGCCATGTCAAATTTGCAtatgtaaaaataaaatggaaTCTTCTTTCGgtgcaaaatttttcctttcacAAATCCTTCATGCTTTAGGAG
This portion of the Coffea arabica cultivar ET-39 chromosome 2e, Coffea Arabica ET-39 HiFi, whole genome shotgun sequence genome encodes:
- the LOC113732823 gene encoding uncharacterized protein isoform X1 is translated as MESSLFCNQNAVGNLSKFQETVKDIIVNRRNSPSTCSFPSALTPPTLKTSLPFLSSFSSCSFRLNCYRKDDEHLSTSLAYDVLGLAPDCTPAELKAAFRAKVKEYHPDVRQDKGSSDMMIRRVIKAYEILSNCSRSEIIERECMDPFDEPECEAFDVFVNEVLCVGKGCPYSCVKRAPHAFEFSSLTGTARATSQGHGKDYQVQSAVGQCPMSCIYFVTPSQRIILEELLDSIIGAPYDTSAEADLLYSLIVKAKFENNRYRKPKQQPKVSTKHVDWF
- the LOC113732823 gene encoding uncharacterized protein isoform X2 codes for the protein MESSLFCNQNAVGNLSKFQETVKDIIVNRRNSPSTCSFPSALTPPTLKTSLPFLSSFSSCSFRLNCYRKDDEHLSTSLAYDVLGLAPDCTPAELKAAFRAKVKEYHPDVRQDKGSSDMMIRRVIKAYEILSNCSRSEIIERECMDPFDEPECEAFDVFVNEVLCVGKGCPYSCVKRAPHAFEFSSLTGTARATSQGHGKDYQVQSAVGQCPMSCIYFVTPSQRIILEELLDRCIESVFFYIANICYFPFCLLWLHRTL